A portion of the Acidihalobacter yilgarnensis genome contains these proteins:
- a CDS encoding oligosaccharide flippase family protein: protein MKPNSNAGGRRWRLLCWRPGRLAAGTLLMSLAMGARTIGQGLVFLIVARVLGTSGYGAYAAVLALAATMGTFAGMGSSTLMVRDVARDPSTFGVAWGNTVASLAVTAPMLLALYGMFAWAVLPVGITWLAIIFIGLAEIVCMPFTLACMNAYQGHERIGRAAKLLLLPIAPRVIGVLCLLVFTIWVSPPNLLGLWAVLYFAASLTAAIYLSFLVRRDLDRPILPSLRMVVSVMRRGAAYAVGGSSLKLYADADKIMLARLADLAAAGAYSAGYRVVDLVVIPLHALLMAGLPRFFKMGAAGKASMLKYGLRLLPVPLLYAVLAGVTLFWLAGWLPVIMGNQYQAAVDALKWLCWLPLVSLPRLLTQNLLIGADRERAAVAVLVAGAAVNILLNLWFIPLWNWKGAVLATYASEIGMTVLLLGLMIPSGRRKSGMA from the coding sequence GCGATGGGGGCGAGAACCATCGGGCAAGGGCTGGTGTTTTTGATCGTCGCGCGAGTTCTAGGCACAAGCGGATACGGCGCATATGCGGCGGTGCTGGCCTTGGCGGCAACGATGGGCACCTTCGCAGGGATGGGTTCATCGACACTGATGGTACGGGATGTGGCTCGTGATCCTTCCACATTTGGCGTCGCGTGGGGTAATACGGTGGCGTCTCTGGCTGTGACGGCCCCCATGCTGTTGGCGCTATACGGAATGTTCGCATGGGCCGTTCTGCCTGTTGGGATCACGTGGTTAGCGATCATTTTCATCGGGCTTGCAGAGATCGTTTGCATGCCATTCACCCTGGCATGCATGAATGCATATCAGGGGCACGAGAGAATTGGTCGCGCAGCCAAGCTGCTGTTGCTGCCGATCGCGCCGCGTGTGATAGGCGTGCTGTGCCTGCTGGTTTTCACTATATGGGTGTCACCCCCGAATCTATTGGGACTCTGGGCGGTGTTGTACTTCGCCGCAAGTCTTACCGCAGCGATTTACTTGTCGTTTCTGGTGCGGCGAGATTTAGATAGGCCAATCCTGCCTTCACTCCGGATGGTTGTGTCGGTCATGCGGCGAGGCGCCGCCTACGCCGTGGGCGGAAGTTCACTCAAACTGTATGCCGATGCGGACAAGATCATGCTGGCGCGACTGGCAGACCTCGCGGCGGCCGGGGCCTATTCAGCTGGGTACCGCGTGGTCGATCTGGTTGTCATTCCGCTTCATGCGCTCTTGATGGCCGGCCTGCCGCGATTCTTCAAGATGGGTGCCGCAGGGAAAGCGTCTATGTTGAAATATGGCTTGAGGCTGTTACCCGTGCCTCTGCTGTATGCGGTTTTAGCTGGTGTTACCTTGTTCTGGCTTGCAGGCTGGTTACCCGTGATCATGGGTAACCAGTACCAGGCTGCGGTTGATGCGCTGAAGTGGTTGTGCTGGTTGCCGCTGGTTAGCCTGCCGCGCTTACTGACGCAGAATCTGTTGATTGGAGCAGATCGGGAGCGGGCGGCAGTGGCGGTTCTGGTGGCCGGTGCGGCCGTAAACATATTGTTGAATCTGTGGTTTATCCCATTGTGGAATTGGAAGGGCGCGGTACTAGCCACTTATGCATCGGAAATCGGCATGACCGTGTTGCTGTTGGGGCTTATGATTCCGTCTGGAAGGCGAAAA